Proteins encoded together in one Calditrichota bacterium window:
- a CDS encoding class I SAM-dependent RNA methyltransferase, with the protein MIEDSGQESLQQNFKSGGKPSRQVGDVTALSSDGRAIVKSRGKTYFAERVVPGDRVAFAPDETTSPARAANAKVLKRSELRCDHPCRHAAECPASQWGIVKYETQLAEKTELVRRVLRGIVAPESVSEMWASPEPWGYRNRLTLTVYPKERGAVLGYAVGARGAGFAEIRTCLLATRSISQAVGHVGWILRDARQLSASALPTRLVFFETAFGPGAMALFSDLAKETDVQEFLELAQKFELPGGILGATASKAGIVGERGTFWREEESRAMITTWLGNRLEIHPAGFAQINEGAFDRVLGFLQQQSAGFEASAVWDLYGGYGALGFAAARAGTRLTVIEQSGFSRKTFDQLAGFHPQVKSKFTKSEVLAALPNIASKMTDKDLVILDPPYSGCHPDVLKALSGAAIRKLVYLSCNPARLARDLKILAPAGFQSTLIQPVDFFPQTPEIEVLVFAER; encoded by the coding sequence ATGATTGAAGATTCGGGGCAAGAATCGCTCCAGCAGAACTTTAAGTCCGGCGGAAAACCCTCCCGCCAAGTCGGCGATGTGACTGCTTTGTCCAGTGACGGACGCGCAATTGTCAAGAGCCGGGGCAAAACCTATTTCGCTGAGCGGGTTGTTCCGGGCGACCGGGTGGCCTTTGCTCCGGATGAAACCACGTCACCTGCTCGCGCAGCCAATGCCAAAGTCTTGAAGCGGTCGGAGCTCAGGTGTGACCATCCTTGCCGGCACGCCGCAGAATGCCCGGCTTCGCAGTGGGGAATTGTAAAATACGAGACACAACTTGCCGAAAAGACAGAATTGGTCCGGCGCGTACTAAGGGGTATCGTTGCTCCTGAAAGCGTAAGCGAGATGTGGGCCAGTCCTGAGCCTTGGGGCTACCGGAACAGGCTGACGCTCACGGTTTACCCCAAAGAGCGGGGAGCTGTCTTGGGCTACGCCGTGGGCGCGCGGGGAGCGGGATTCGCGGAAATTCGGACGTGTTTGTTGGCGACCAGGTCTATCAGTCAGGCCGTTGGGCATGTCGGGTGGATCCTCCGGGATGCCCGCCAGCTCTCCGCCTCCGCCCTCCCTACTCGGCTTGTGTTCTTTGAGACGGCTTTTGGACCGGGTGCGATGGCTCTGTTTAGCGACTTAGCAAAAGAGACGGATGTTCAAGAATTCTTAGAGCTTGCGCAGAAATTCGAACTACCGGGTGGAATCTTGGGGGCAACGGCCTCAAAGGCCGGAATCGTGGGAGAGCGAGGCACGTTTTGGAGAGAAGAGGAGAGCCGGGCCATGATAACCACTTGGCTCGGGAATAGGCTGGAAATTCACCCGGCAGGCTTTGCCCAGATCAATGAGGGGGCTTTTGATAGGGTCTTGGGGTTCTTGCAGCAGCAAAGCGCCGGATTTGAAGCATCCGCCGTATGGGATTTGTATGGCGGTTATGGTGCTTTGGGGTTTGCCGCAGCACGAGCCGGAACTCGTTTGACCGTCATAGAGCAAAGCGGCTTCTCGCGCAAAACCTTTGATCAGCTCGCAGGATTTCACCCGCAAGTCAAATCAAAGTTTACGAAGAGTGAAGTCTTGGCCGCATTGCCCAACATTGCCTCGAAAATGACGGACAAAGACCTCGTTATCCTCGACCCACCCTACAGCGGTTGCCATCCTGACGTCCTGAAAGCATTGAGCGGCGCGGCAATCCGAAAGTTGGTGTATTTGTCCTGCAATCCTGCCCGCTTGGCGCGTGACTTAAAGATATTGGCTCCGGCAGGATTTCAATCAACTCTGATTCAACCCGTGGACTTCTTTCCGCAAACTCCTGAAATTGAGGTACTTGTTTTCGCAGAAAGATGA
- a CDS encoding alpha/beta hydrolase: MPDPSRVLTIKVPFDTPVGSSVYIAGDFNGWSPSHPMARTTVQDGGVVRFAFPADLDRAEFKITRGSWDTVECSKSGDQVGNRSWTTDSHNGDLTIEVGGWCDMHPGTVRWRPKHTVVGDLRVIKDVFSPQLGNMRDVLVWLPPNHDAQKDERLPVIYMHDGQNLFDHVTAYDKEWEVDEISTELAERESLRHIVVGINNMGLARLHEYSPWEDDFRKSRGHGERYVRFILQTVKPLIDRQFRTKPEREFTAVAGSSLGGLISLYAGLTRADSFSFAACLSPTMNVAGGRILRSAVSFSGDVRFWIDYGAREFGGNRELSNQMIEAVHECARTLRSNGVDARSYVDPVGEHNETSWRRRMPDIFRWWHEQMPK, encoded by the coding sequence GTGCCGGATCCGTCTCGAGTTTTGACTATCAAAGTTCCTTTTGACACGCCAGTTGGTTCTTCGGTTTATATTGCCGGAGACTTCAACGGTTGGAGTCCGTCGCATCCCATGGCGCGCACGACCGTGCAGGACGGCGGGGTCGTGCGCTTCGCTTTTCCTGCCGATCTCGACCGTGCGGAATTCAAAATTACGCGCGGTTCATGGGATACCGTCGAATGTTCGAAAAGTGGAGATCAAGTTGGCAACCGCAGTTGGACGACCGATTCGCACAATGGTGATCTCACGATTGAAGTCGGCGGTTGGTGCGATATGCATCCCGGCACAGTCCGTTGGCGGCCCAAGCACACGGTGGTCGGCGATCTGCGCGTTATCAAAGACGTCTTCTCGCCCCAGCTTGGCAATATGCGCGACGTGTTGGTGTGGCTGCCGCCGAATCACGACGCCCAAAAGGACGAGCGGCTGCCCGTGATCTACATGCATGACGGGCAAAATCTCTTCGACCACGTCACCGCCTACGACAAGGAATGGGAGGTCGATGAAATCTCCACGGAACTCGCCGAGCGTGAGTCGCTGCGCCACATCGTCGTCGGTATCAACAACATGGGGCTTGCGCGATTGCATGAATACTCGCCGTGGGAAGACGACTTTCGAAAATCCCGTGGTCACGGCGAACGCTACGTGCGCTTTATTCTGCAAACCGTCAAACCCCTGATCGACCGGCAGTTTCGCACGAAACCAGAGCGGGAATTTACGGCTGTCGCCGGGTCGTCGCTCGGTGGTTTGATTTCGCTCTATGCGGGTTTGACGCGTGCCGACAGTTTTTCCTTTGCGGCGTGTTTGAGTCCTACGATGAATGTGGCAGGCGGGCGAATTCTGCGCAGCGCGGTGAGTTTTTCAGGCGACGTGCGGTTCTGGATAGACTATGGTGCGCGTGAATTCGGCGGAAACCGCGAGTTGTCGAACCAGATGATTGAAGCCGTTCACGAATGTGCCCGCACGCTGCGCTCCAACGGAGTAGACGCCCGTTCCTATGTCGATCCCGTCGGCGAGCACAACGAAACGTCGTGGCGAAGACGAATGCCCGATATCTTTCGCTGGTGGCACGAGCAAATGCCCAAATAA
- a CDS encoding esterase family protein: MQREHHKWYSPALNRDMEMLVFGHYGRPMLVFPSAQGRFFDYECNHMIETIRGHIEGGKVKVFCVDGIDSESWFNKGLAPDVRVRAHQYYEQYITHEVFPFIHHHCGSKDIRIAATGSSFGAYHTLNFALKYPWNFSHVLCLSGNYDIRERLEGYYDDSFYFQNPMDYLPNLDDHDTLEAIRRINIALVVGQGAWEGNCIDQTKRISGIMNDKGIGHHLDLWGHDTPHDWPSWRRMISVYIPQID, translated from the coding sequence ATGCAGCGCGAACATCACAAATGGTACAGCCCGGCTCTCAATCGCGACATGGAGATGCTGGTCTTTGGTCATTACGGCCGTCCAATGCTCGTTTTTCCGTCGGCTCAAGGACGGTTCTTCGACTACGAATGCAACCACATGATCGAAACAATCCGCGGCCACATCGAAGGCGGCAAAGTCAAAGTCTTCTGTGTCGACGGCATCGATTCCGAAAGCTGGTTTAACAAAGGTCTCGCTCCGGACGTGCGTGTCCGCGCCCACCAATACTACGAGCAGTACATCACACACGAGGTCTTTCCGTTCATCCATCACCACTGCGGTTCGAAAGATATTCGCATTGCCGCGACGGGATCAAGTTTCGGAGCCTATCATACTCTCAACTTCGCTCTAAAATATCCTTGGAACTTCAGCCACGTGCTGTGCCTTTCCGGCAACTATGACATCCGCGAACGTCTGGAAGGATATTACGACGACAGCTTCTATTTCCAAAATCCGATGGATTATCTGCCCAACTTGGATGACCACGACACGCTTGAGGCGATTCGCCGTATCAATATTGCGCTGGTCGTCGGTCAAGGAGCTTGGGAAGGCAACTGTATCGATCAAACCAAACGTATTTCCGGAATTATGAACGACAAAGGTATCGGTCACCATCTCGATCTTTGGGGACACGATACACCGCACGATTGGCCAAGCTGGCGCCGCATGATTTCCGTTTACATTCCCCAAATCGATTAA
- a CDS encoding acyl--CoA ligase — protein sequence MRTLAEKIAHARTLGEGAKALSPLPFHNIGQLLSAQLAVRAGQPYLIFYADSGERSEWTYKEFIGKVYQTVRMLQDLGIRRGDRISTVSHNHAETVVQYFAAWVLGAVAVPINLGESDDRVEYILSNSEAKLAFVRDPYVKRIAPLLESLPNFKTIVQTGKDDGKYPHYSTELAKYSPESPDVEEITLEDEVLIVYTSGTTGNPKGVVLVQQNLLTDAQGISEWHKLTAEQKMMCVLPIHHVNGTVVTLMTPMYFGGTVVLNQKFSSSHFFDRLEQEDIDVVSVVPTLLQFLLHEKSLEGVQPRLPKFRHIICGAGPLTVELASAFEERFGLRIMHGYGLSETTCYSCFLPVDLTDAEHKSWMRDYGFPSIGVPIPQNEMEIHDEQGKSLAPDAKGEIVIRGVNVMKHYFANPEVNEKTFEFGWFRSGDEGFYKLDKLGRKFFFITGRLKELIIRGGVNISPFEIDEVLARIPGIDKAMAVGFENDWYGEEVGAYVCLKPGAELSEQEILEFCGRELQPSKCPKVVVFGHDFPVTSTGKYQRNKCKHLFAEFKSVQLPRKSS from the coding sequence TTGCGCACCTTAGCAGAAAAGATCGCACATGCACGGACATTGGGGGAGGGAGCAAAGGCTCTCTCCCCTCTTCCGTTTCATAACATAGGTCAGTTGTTGTCCGCGCAGCTTGCTGTGCGGGCCGGGCAGCCGTATTTGATTTTCTATGCGGATTCAGGCGAACGCAGTGAATGGACCTATAAAGAGTTTATCGGCAAAGTCTACCAAACAGTGCGCATGCTGCAGGACCTTGGCATTCGGCGCGGCGACCGGATTTCCACCGTGTCTCACAATCATGCGGAAACGGTCGTACAGTATTTCGCCGCGTGGGTGCTGGGTGCGGTAGCCGTTCCGATAAACTTGGGCGAAAGCGACGACCGTGTAGAATACATCCTTTCGAACTCTGAGGCGAAGCTCGCCTTCGTTCGCGACCCGTACGTCAAACGAATTGCGCCGCTGCTCGAATCGCTTCCGAATTTCAAGACGATTGTACAAACCGGAAAGGACGACGGCAAGTACCCGCACTACTCGACCGAGCTTGCGAAGTACTCACCGGAATCGCCGGACGTCGAAGAGATTACCCTCGAAGACGAAGTGTTGATTGTCTACACATCCGGCACAACCGGAAATCCCAAAGGTGTCGTACTGGTTCAGCAAAATTTGTTGACGGACGCGCAGGGCATCTCGGAGTGGCACAAGCTGACAGCCGAACAAAAGATGATGTGCGTGCTGCCGATTCACCATGTTAACGGGACGGTCGTGACGCTGATGACTCCGATGTACTTCGGGGGAACGGTCGTGCTCAACCAGAAATTTTCCAGTTCGCACTTTTTCGACCGGCTCGAACAAGAGGACATAGACGTCGTAAGCGTCGTGCCGACGCTTTTGCAATTCCTGCTGCATGAAAAGTCGCTGGAAGGAGTGCAACCGCGGCTGCCGAAGTTCCGTCATATAATCTGCGGGGCGGGCCCGCTGACCGTGGAGCTTGCGTCCGCGTTTGAAGAGCGTTTCGGCCTGCGGATCATGCACGGCTACGGATTGTCGGAGACCACGTGCTATTCTTGCTTTTTGCCCGTTGATCTGACGGATGCCGAGCACAAATCGTGGATGCGCGATTACGGATTTCCGTCCATCGGCGTGCCGATACCGCAGAACGAAATGGAGATCCACGACGAGCAGGGCAAGTCTCTCGCGCCCGACGCCAAAGGCGAAATCGTGATTCGCGGCGTCAACGTGATGAAGCACTATTTCGCCAATCCGGAAGTCAATGAGAAGACGTTTGAATTCGGTTGGTTTCGCTCGGGCGACGAAGGCTTTTACAAACTTGACAAACTGGGCCGCAAGTTCTTTTTCATCACGGGGCGGCTCAAAGAACTGATTATTCGCGGCGGCGTAAATATCTCCCCGTTTGAAATCGACGAAGTGCTGGCGCGAATTCCGGGAATCGACAAAGCGATGGCCGTGGGATTTGAGAATGACTGGTACGGCGAAGAGGTCGGAGCCTACGTATGTCTGAAGCCCGGCGCCGAACTTTCGGAGCAAGAGATCCTCGAGTTCTGCGGGCGCGAACTACAGCCTTCCAAATGTCCCAAAGTCGTCGTTTTCGGACACGATTTCCCGGTAACCTCGACGGGGAAATACCAGCGCAACAAGTGCAAGCACTTGTTCGCCGAATTCAAGTCAGTGCAACTACCACGCAAATCATCATAG
- a CDS encoding NAD(P)-dependent oxidoreductase: MISFKANSPAPESKAVSERPLTAHHKLLITGVENSLANFLAHGLYELGKPVTVQAVNGESIVAAARNFPVIEYSLSDERFAEALARLEPDVIIHAPAEPSREPSAHWPMAAYNRIVEKTLMLCEAARRHSPRSRVVLLSSADVYGECHSPASEQTAPNPVSIQGRYMHMAEQVLKDYSEIHGLSATVLRLGPVYGPAVVNNPVHDMVFTLLGPQGTNSTVGVKPSATRDVIHAADLVQAVSLILGKTKEGTFNVGTGNSVPLLELYSQLCAILELKPGSLPASTIPEASRQQLDVSKLTALGFSPRVSLLEGMRGYAAWWSGSKAA, from the coding sequence ATGATTTCCTTCAAAGCAAACTCGCCCGCACCGGAGTCTAAAGCCGTATCCGAACGGCCACTGACTGCACACCACAAACTCCTGATTACTGGCGTCGAAAACTCGCTCGCCAATTTTCTGGCACACGGACTCTACGAGCTGGGCAAGCCCGTCACGGTGCAGGCCGTCAACGGCGAATCTATCGTGGCCGCAGCGCGCAATTTCCCCGTCATCGAATATTCGCTCTCGGACGAACGGTTCGCTGAGGCCCTCGCCCGGCTTGAACCGGATGTGATTATTCATGCTCCCGCCGAGCCGTCCCGTGAACCGTCGGCGCATTGGCCAATGGCTGCGTACAATCGCATCGTCGAAAAGACCTTGATGTTGTGCGAAGCCGCGCGCAGGCATTCGCCGCGCTCCCGCGTGGTTTTGCTTTCGTCCGCCGATGTCTATGGCGAATGCCACTCTCCGGCGTCCGAGCAAACCGCGCCGAATCCCGTTTCCATTCAGGGACGATACATGCACATGGCCGAGCAAGTCCTCAAAGACTACTCCGAAATTCACGGACTCTCGGCGACCGTGCTTCGTCTCGGGCCTGTGTATGGTCCGGCCGTTGTCAACAATCCCGTTCATGACATGGTGTTCACTTTGCTCGGCCCACAGGGAACAAACAGCACGGTCGGTGTAAAGCCCAGCGCGACCCGCGACGTCATTCACGCCGCCGACCTCGTGCAGGCCGTCAGTTTGATTCTCGGCAAGACAAAGGAAGGTACTTTCAATGTTGGCACCGGTAACTCCGTGCCGCTGCTTGAGCTTTATAGCCAACTCTGTGCGATTCTCGAATTGAAACCGGGCAGCTTGCCTGCCTCGACGATTCCAGAAGCCTCGCGGCAACAGCTTGACGTCAGCAAACTCACGGCGCTCGGTTTTTCACCGCGTGTTTCGCTGCTGGAAGGTATGCGCGGGTACGCCGCGTGGTGGAGCGGATCGAAAGCCGCTTAG
- a CDS encoding S9 family peptidase produces MFRRIAVLLIFGCLTAFANPPATLLSEEQYIPDIATFLQISNWSPAGNSWDGKDVYVISSASGAAQVYRITESGWPYQLTTFPDGVEGFDLAHAGHVAVVSASVGGDENSQLYLMDSQTGRIKKLTDNPKVQYGSVVWAKDDSKIYYTSNEENGTDFFVYEMNITTGATSKVFDGVKGSNYIAELSHDGTIMIIGTYTSNVNNDLHQLDLKTGKWKTMTKDKGDVIYGSVTLMPDNKTVWLVCNDNKDGMMRVANMTLGSPKVNYVNDGWLDTRWECEGLGFSRDYKYMAASQNEDGWGRTFVREVETGKPVKLPKMDGFLRVSGFTSSGEMILSFSSPTKAPDVYRWNPQTEKLTQLTQSMYAGIDPSLFRDPALVHLPSFDGLEISGFLYLPASYQEGQPIPFIVEAHGGPESQFRPGFIRNYQYMMLNGYGVFALNPRGSSGYGSEFLALDNYKLRKNSLKDYKAATDWLIAQGYTAPGMIGIRGGSYGGYVTMGMITEYPDLYSAAVDVVGIVNFKSFLEKTADYRRALRESEYGPLSDPEFLEEISPINKADKIKTPLLVVHGENDPRVPVNEARQIIAELTRIGTPVDSLIFPDEGHGASKRVNIIAEYSKQVEFFNEHLKGEKATKEE; encoded by the coding sequence ATGTTTCGGCGTATTGCAGTTTTGCTCATATTTGGCTGTTTGACGGCCTTTGCGAATCCACCCGCGACGCTGCTTTCCGAAGAGCAGTACATTCCGGATATCGCGACGTTTCTGCAGATCAGCAACTGGAGTCCCGCGGGCAACAGTTGGGACGGCAAAGACGTTTATGTGATCTCGTCGGCGTCGGGCGCGGCACAAGTCTACCGCATTACCGAATCTGGCTGGCCGTATCAATTGACGACCTTTCCGGACGGAGTCGAAGGATTTGACTTGGCGCACGCAGGTCACGTCGCAGTCGTTTCGGCTTCAGTAGGCGGCGATGAAAATTCTCAGCTCTATTTAATGGATTCGCAAACGGGCCGCATCAAGAAGCTCACGGACAATCCCAAGGTACAGTACGGATCGGTCGTGTGGGCGAAGGACGATTCGAAAATATACTATACGTCCAACGAAGAGAACGGCACGGATTTCTTCGTCTATGAAATGAACATTACGACCGGTGCGACCAGCAAAGTGTTTGACGGCGTAAAGGGTTCGAACTATATCGCCGAACTTTCGCACGACGGCACGATTATGATTATCGGGACGTACACGTCGAACGTCAACAACGATCTCCACCAGCTCGATTTGAAGACGGGCAAGTGGAAGACTATGACCAAAGACAAGGGCGACGTGATCTACGGTTCGGTGACGCTGATGCCCGACAACAAAACCGTTTGGCTGGTGTGCAATGACAACAAGGACGGCATGATGCGCGTCGCCAACATGACGCTCGGATCGCCGAAGGTCAACTACGTCAACGATGGATGGCTGGACACAAGGTGGGAATGCGAAGGACTGGGATTCTCGCGCGACTACAAATACATGGCAGCGAGCCAAAACGAAGACGGCTGGGGCCGCACGTTTGTGCGCGAAGTCGAAACGGGCAAGCCTGTCAAGCTGCCGAAGATGGACGGTTTCCTGCGTGTCTCTGGTTTCACGTCATCAGGCGAAATGATCTTGTCGTTTTCAAGTCCGACCAAAGCACCGGATGTCTACCGTTGGAATCCGCAGACCGAGAAACTCACGCAGCTTACGCAATCGATGTACGCGGGAATCGATCCGAGTCTGTTCCGCGATCCGGCATTGGTGCATCTTCCGAGCTTCGACGGACTGGAGATTTCGGGATTTTTGTACTTGCCAGCGTCTTATCAGGAAGGTCAGCCGATTCCGTTTATCGTGGAAGCACACGGCGGACCAGAGAGCCAGTTCCGTCCGGGTTTTATTCGCAACTATCAGTACATGATGCTGAACGGCTACGGAGTGTTCGCGTTGAATCCGCGCGGATCGTCGGGATACGGCAGCGAGTTTCTCGCGCTTGACAATTACAAACTGCGCAAGAACTCGCTCAAGGACTATAAGGCGGCGACCGATTGGCTGATCGCGCAAGGTTATACGGCTCCCGGGATGATCGGAATTCGCGGCGGCAGCTACGGCGGCTATGTCACGATGGGGATGATCACGGAGTATCCCGATCTCTACAGCGCGGCGGTGGACGTCGTGGGCATCGTGAATTTCAAATCCTTCCTCGAAAAGACGGCCGATTACCGCCGGGCACTGCGCGAATCGGAATACGGTCCGCTCTCCGATCCCGAGTTCCTCGAAGAAATCTCGCCGATCAACAAAGCCGACAAGATCAAGACGCCGCTGCTCGTGGTTCACGGAGAAAATGATCCGCGAGTGCCTGTGAACGAAGCCCGTCAGATTATTGCCGAGCTGACCAGGATCGGCACGCCTGTCGATTCGCTGATCTTCCCGGATGAAGGTCACGGCGCGAGCAAGCGCGTGAACATCATCGCCGAATATTCAAAGCAAGTGGAGTTCTTTAACGAGCACCTTAAAGGTGAAAAGGCGACGAAGGAAGAGTAG
- a CDS encoding outer membrane beta-barrel protein translates to MKMHSFWLGLMLVVVSSSVFAGPNIGLKGIGGRLGYVDPEGGDGTFTLGAVADMGTWTENLPWEIALTYWGTGENVGLYEWNYTNIAIRNTVDYMFEVGKNMYVYPGAGLGINIYSFDWKGPNGTKYDDSETDLTLMVLGGFQFPISDKWHGQTELQFDIGDPDQTTVQFDFIYELGKK, encoded by the coding sequence ATGAAGATGCATTCATTTTGGTTAGGCTTGATGCTGGTTGTGGTTAGCAGTTCGGTTTTCGCAGGTCCGAATATTGGCCTAAAAGGCATCGGCGGTCGACTTGGCTATGTCGATCCGGAAGGCGGAGACGGAACGTTCACGTTGGGTGCAGTGGCGGACATGGGAACATGGACGGAAAATCTGCCGTGGGAAATCGCTTTGACCTATTGGGGAACAGGCGAAAATGTTGGCCTGTACGAATGGAATTATACGAACATTGCCATCCGCAACACGGTGGACTATATGTTTGAAGTCGGCAAAAACATGTATGTCTATCCCGGTGCGGGACTGGGAATCAACATCTACAGTTTCGATTGGAAAGGTCCGAACGGAACCAAGTATGACGATTCAGAGACGGATTTGACCTTGATGGTCTTGGGCGGATTCCAGTTTCCGATCTCCGACAAATGGCACGGACAAACTGAGTTGCAATTCGATATCGGCGATCCGGACCAAACAACCGTACAGTTTGACTTCATTTACGAACTCGGCAAGAAGTAA